The Amycolatopsis methanolica 239 nucleotide sequence GGCCACGAGCCTCGGCGGGGGTGCCGGTCTCGCCGGACACGCCTGACCCGAGCGATCGCCTCGGGCATCCCGGTTCCGCAGCTGTACGTGCTGCCGAACGAGCCGGGCATCAACGCCTTCGCCGCAGGCTGGACACGGGGGGACGCGGCCATCGCGGTCACCCAGGGTGCTCTCGACCGGCTCAGCCGCGACGAACTGCCGGGCGTCATCGCCCACGAGTTCAGCCTCGTCGTCAACGGCGACATGCGCCTGAACATCTGGCTGATGGGTGTGCTCACCGGAATCCTCGGGCTTGCGCTCCTCGGCAGGATCCTGCTGCCCAGGGGAGGCGGCAGGCGCCAAGCCGGCAGCCTGGGCCCGCTGGTCCTCCCGGCACTGGTCGCGGTCATCGCCGGATACGTCGGCGTCGTCCTCGGCAGGCTCATCAAAGCGGGCGTGTCCCGGCAACGGGAATTCCTCGCCGACGCATCGGCCGTGCAGTTCACCCGGCAGACCGAGGGGCTCGCGGGCGCCTGAAGAAGATCGCCGGCCTGCCCACAGGCTCGCGGCTGCACACCGCGAAGGCCGAGGACGTGAGCCACATGCTTTTCGGGGACAGCCGCAAGTTCTCGTCCCTGTTCGCCACCCACCCGCCGCTGGTGCGGCGCATCCAGCTGCTCGATCCTGCCTTCGATCCGCGGGAGCTGGACCAGCTGAGCTCGCGGTGGGCGCCCGTGATCCTCGGGTTGCTGCTTTCAGCGCACCCGCAGATCCGGACCGGGCAGCACCAGCTGCTCACGGCCCGGCTGGGCAGGCCGCTCGCCGACGCCGCCTGGCGCGAGGGCGACGCCCTCCGGGGGGCTCGACCCCGCTGCGCGCCTGCCGCTCACGGAACTGGCCTTCCCCGCGCTGCGCCAGCGGCCGCAGCAGGAGCTCCAGGCCGTTGCCGCCGTGCTGCACGAACTCGTCCGCATCGACGGGAAGGTGGACGTCTGCGAGTACTGCCTGTCCGCTCTGCTCGTCCGAGACCTGGCCGAGGCGGCGCACCACCGGCCGACGCGGCCGGTCAGGCGAACGTCGCTGCGGCAGGCCGCGCCCTCGGTGGCCGTTCTGTTCGCCGTGGTGACCGCGGTGGGACACGGCGACCCGGTGGCGGCCGCGGCCGCGTTCCGAGCAGGTCTGGCACGGGTGTTGCCCGGCGCGCCGATCCCCTTCCAACCGC carries:
- a CDS encoding M48 family metalloprotease, producing MLPNEPGINAFAAGWTRGDAAIAVTQGALDRLSRDELPGVIAHEFSLVVNGDMRLNIWLMGVLTGILGLALLGRILLPRGGGRRQAGSLGPLVLPALVAVIAGYVGVVLGRLIKAGVSRQREFLADASAVQFTRQTEGLAGA